Below is a genomic region from Nilaparvata lugens isolate BPH chromosome 3, ASM1435652v1, whole genome shotgun sequence.
tgtCGGTTTGTTTTGTGTTGTGTCTGTGAATGCATCTGTGAGATAGTTCATGGTTCTATGCGTATCTTTCTATTATGAATGTTCATTGTTCAATTGGTTCAATGGTCAATGGTGTTTCGGTGTTCGTGTATTGTTTGACTGCTACTGCTTGAGTTGCCAGTCCTATTGTTTGACATTGAAGATTTAGAAAGTGTATTTTCTACATTTATTAGAAAATTGCTGACAGTTTTGTTTGAAGTAAATCCATTTCGATGGAATCTATCAGATACATAAGTATTCTGTGtttgaaatcaaaatcattttaataggACAAACAAGAAACTATTTTCTTGATCGAAATATTGCCGTTTGAAGTTGAGTAGAGCGTCACGTGACCCACGCTAACCGCCATCTTTGTGAGATTTATAAACATCAAGCACCGGGAATAGAGCTGTCGCTTATTTTATCTGAAAAGACATAaaagtgaatattttttaaagaaatatgtCAGAATCAAGTAGTGTTGAAGTTAAAAATGAAAGCTCCAACGATGTGGACTCTAaggtaaatatttttttcacctATTAAACTTGCTATTCGTGTAGTCACAATTTAGCTGAGTAGCCAACGTGATATCCAAGTAAAATATGGAATTATAAAGCATACATATTGAATCATagattatcaacatttttcccCATTTacttgtaaaaattaaaatgtCTAAATCCTATCTTGGGTTTCAATTAGATAATTCCACAGTATTTACTTCTGAAACGTTTTATTAGTAATACGGTAATGGCCTGTTGGCCTTCAAGAGtcgaaatgaaatttgaaaataatgcaatttAAAACCTCATGCTAAATgttaattgaatcaaatttttttagcataatttcaatgaatatgttCTAGGATAGTATCAATTAGTAACAGAAAATAAAGCTGGTTGTGTTGTAAAAGTTTATCTACGCTTGTTGATAGGTAACGTAGGAAAATGGCGCCGACTAGTCTAATCTCGTATTAACCGgtcattattttaatataatgttGGTGAAAGTATTCTGgcgttttaatgtttgaattgaTTACTGTTTCTGctttgttttaaataataaaagtgTATTTATTGGTTTTGTTGATTGATATGGAAAATATAAAGTATGGAATGCACCTAACCTATACCGGTGTCTTGTAAACATGAGCATGAGTTGTAAAagtttcacttttcaaaaataatgcTTTAACTAATCATGAGTTAAACAACGTTATTTCATTGGAGTTTTATTTTGATAatcattataatgtaatttttaattaatagcCTACCAGTAAAAAACGAGAGCCAATGTTTCAATTTGCGCGGCAAAACTTAGGTAACTgtgatttaatattttaaataggtattATGTTTCGTATTTCATGTAGTtgcttatatttattttctaaaacCAGATTTAATCaatctatattattatcaataataataagtaataataataataagtaattaGGTAGCCTATCTAAGCTAagtaaacataaaattttcaggCCCCAGAATCAACGCCTGCAAGAGGCCGAAAGAATCGTTTGTCAATGTTATCACGTGCAGCACTTGAAGGGGAAGCTATTCTGAAGGtaaaaattttagtttttgattttaatacaattttgcATTTGAGGAGTCAactattaatattttacagtgATATAAATCTAAATGATATAAATCTTCATTCTAGCCTATATCAATTCctttgataatgattttgttttcaagtagaaatattttgtaaattgtacTTTTTTAAATCGAATTTATACAAAATGAAAGTACCAATTTATGATAGGTCTGTCCTAGTTTTTcatgtttaatttttgtgatgagCTGATGAGTAAATTTATATAAGAGACAAGGTTTCaatcttttcatattattttttactatcaCAATAGAAGGTTTCATGTTTCAGGCAGTCATAAAAGCTTACGGCTTAGCTGCTACGGTTTGTTGCGCTTTGGTTTCGTCCGCAACAGAGTGCGTCGCATAGTCCTATCCTATTTAGTTTCATTTTAAAGGAATCTAAAAGTTTATTCATTATGCCGATAAACTATGGAAACTATAGTTTGTTTAAAATTAGTTGAAATGTCTTTTCATTGGTGTCTAATAAAGTTTCAACCTATCATTTTTTATTAGgtaacattgaaaatttctaACATGAAGAATTAGAGTTTAAatatctttttatatttttatctttctAGAGATTGTTAGTTGTGACTATATCAAAGATCTTACTGAATtactttaattttcaaattcgtCTTTaagttattcatttttattcatgttATTTGAAAGATTATTGTCTAGGCTACAGTAAATTCAGGTTGAAATAGACTTTGCATATTGAAATTTTAGGGAATGGGCCACAAGGAAGATGGTACTACCGAGGGTAGACGTACAACGAGGTCTTCGACAAGAGGCACCCCCACTCCAGTTGCCACGCCTCCGCCCGCAAAGCGAGAGCGCAAGACTGCCTCCACGGGCTCAAGCGGCCGAGGTGAACACTTGATAATATTTCATACTTCAATGATTAAGTAATCAGTAGACGATTTCGAATGTCCTAAACAATCACATTGTATTAATTTCCACAATCAAAATGCAAATAATCAAGAGGTATGTACAAGTTTGTGGGTAAAGGGTATTTAAAATGAACGTTATAAAGATAAACTTGTTATCAAGGTTACCTATCTACCATAATTTCTATAATCATGTCattttttatagtttcaattatagtagtgtaatatatgtatgaattGTGCTGAAATATTCCACTTTCAAATGATCATAAGCatttatatgttattattaGAATGTGTTATTTATACTCTATTTTTTACCGAAAGCTTTAGACAAGACTTGCCGTTATGACGCATGATGAATGACGCAAGGCATCACACAATATTAAGTTGCTTCATTTCATAATTCTTGACATGACAAAAATAACTTTACCAAAATAAGTTGAaagaaattattgttcaatCTTTTTGCCTTTATGGTTAACAGGAGGACGCCGAGGGAGGCCGAGAAAAACGGAACCAGTCGACAACAATGACGACGGCAAAGATGAAGAAAAGGAGGATAAGAAAGAAGAAATAGGAGAAAATGGCGAAAAGCAGAATAACAGCGAAGATGCTGAAAGCACAGAGGCTGATGAAAAGATGGAGACGGACTCAGCTGCAAATGAAACGAGTAAGAAGGAAGACTCGAAATCAACTTCATTAGATAATGGCCCAACAACTGCAGCAAAATCAGAAAAGAAAGAGGTTTGTACAATATTTTCTTTATACTGATGCTTTTATTCCATAGTAATGTACTGCATTTGCATTGTAgcaatttcatgaataaaagcATTCCTTGTTGTCTCCTTGACTCAATGATTTCAAGTATAAAAAGCTAAAAACTACTGTACATAGATTATATTATACGTAATATTGACATACCAGTAAAATCGGTGGATTTGATATCCTAAACAATATAAATCAGTTTCCTTCATGATAACCACATGAGGAACATGAAAATGCATtttaattctaaaaaatgaaaaataacaaattataaggtaaaatagaatgtaattactGTTATGTTAAATCAGGAACAAAAACAATTGCCATTTTAATAAGAGAAGCATCTGTAGATAGAAGAAATCTATAACCtagatttcaagtcaatcgCAAGTaagaacataaataataatacaaaacaatacCAAAACTTGATTATACTACTACAGTATtaagtttattgaaatatttctctttttaaatattttcctaTGACGGCTACCGTACCCAGCAAGGAAACCCTGTTTGCTGGGGATCTAGTGTCAGTTCATTTAATTGTCTAGAATGTCATAAAAGCACAAATGTATCCAAATAAGAAGAGTTTATCTAGTTCTATATAATGTCTTACGATAGAACAATGTTATTTTAAAGTTGAAGAAAATATCAAGTAAGAGCTAGGTAAATTACGAGTATGAAAAGTTTAGAGAATTCAAGAAATTTTAGTTCGAGGAAGTTATGAGCGATTGTGCAAcgattaatttttctattagTTGTTAATAATGAGTTATGTTAATAGGTAAAAAGGAGGTAGGGGGAGCAATATTCACAGATCTATACAGCTTGTTCTCGTCAAAATTGTTGTCAAGTTATAAACACAGAAACAAGAGCGCCTCAATTGAGTAACCCGCCAAGTGTGAATTGTGTAGGGTAGTTCGTTTTTAGCTAGAACAAAGTTTATAGTGACAGAAATTTGCAGAATGAGTTAAATTTACggagaagaaaataatttctgaatgtTGTGTTTGAATTGTATTGGAAATTTAAAGACCCATCTAAAGGCTCCATCTAAGATACATCAATATGGCTTCTCTCCTTTCCGATCACTGGCACTTCGAACCTCACTCGATCTTAAATAGCTTTCATCTTTTCTTCCGACACAAGGTATGATTTGAAGGGAAGCACTTGCTAACTTATGAGGCGCTCTAAAACAACGTAATAACCCAATTCAACTGGCAGCAAAACTTCACAGGGTATTGGTAGGCTAGTTCACAGGTATGACAAATCACTCAATCTTCACGGCGATTATGTTGAAGAATAATCATAAGAGTATGTAACtgtaaagctgggttttcgtttgggcgtaaatgccgtcgtcgaggGTGAGGATCAcagattgggtggatttcaatttgtctaaataacttaaaagattatattcaattatgttttaatgggggaggttgagtttatacttttaaatggcaatatgtggATATTATTAGAAaggttttgattttttaataataaacacaattaatgaaaagttatttgatcagctgttttagcacagtgaaatttggacaatatgaatgtcaatattatagaagatgATTGACCCATTTTAAAAACATAAACTAGTAAATCGAAGTCGTTTTGAGTACGTCCCTCACCTAATcgatcataatttattattgtttttgttgCCAACCATGACAGTAGGTCTTTTAATTGTATCTCAGCAACCTATTGTGTAGGATTTTTCCTTAGGTGCAACTCCTTAGCGATGACTAGAGACGCATGGTCATGCAGAGACATGCCGCAGCAAGAGCACgtaacctataaattcattagattcatattatatactgtatatcTAACGAATGATCAAATATCACCAAGtcccgattgcacaaaagttcgttaaattttaaccgtgattaaatgccacgagaaccaatcatagaagccTCATTATCTTGAGagccttctccgattggttctcgtggcattcagtcatgattgaaattttacaggcttttgtgcaaccgggcctaactGTAGCGGCTCTAAGGAGTTTAGCGGCTTTAGAGTGTGGCATTGCAGTGATCAACTACCAAAAAAGGTTTTCTTGGATTGCATCATGGATTTAAATGATG
It encodes:
- the LOC111047639 gene encoding neurofilament heavy polypeptide, with the protein product MSESSSVEVKNESSNDVDSKAPESTPARGRKNRLSMLSRAALEGEAILKGMGHKEDGTTEGRRTTRSSTRGTPTPVATPPPAKRERKTASTGSSGRGGRRGRPRKTEPVDNNDDGKDEEKEDKKEEIGENGEKQNNSEDAESTEADEKMETDSAANETSKKEDSKSTSLDNGPTTAAKSEKKEDAAEPPAKPVEPPKEEANAKKEEKKEEKEESPKKEPAAATAPQTAAEQDNEKKEEKAKEANEKDEKKSEQPDVKSSPSSKESAAAAPPAQPASIEQPAQ